AAAGGTTTTAGAGGTAGGAACCGGTTCCGGATATCAGGCTGCAGTTTTGGCTGAGATTGTAAAAGAAGTGTATACAGTAGAAATATATGATAGTCTTTCTAAAACATCAGAGAGTTTGTTAAGCAATTTGGGTTATAAAAATATTCATTTTAAAATTGGCGATGGCTATTATGGATGGGGAGAACATGCTCCTTTTGATGCCATAATTGTAACTTGTGCACCTGATCACATTCCTCCTCCCCTTCTTCAGCAGATTAAAGAAGATGGAGGTCGAATCGTAATACCGGTTGGCGGAATATGGATGACCCAGGCATTAATGAAAATTGAGAAGGTAGGAGGACAAATAAAATCTAAAGGAATTACGGGGGTTAGATTTGTTCCTATGGTTGGACATAACAGATAGAGATAAGGGACAAAGGTATTCTAGATAACCAGTTCAGCTCTACTAAAAATAAGATAAAAATATTTCTTAAAAAGAAGGATTTTTAGACTTAAATAGAATCTTATTTACATAAGAGAAGAATATCATAATGAGGTAGTAATTATTGAATGTATTGAAAAAGTAGATTATTCCAAAGTATAGGCCATATTAAAGTTATGGATATAAAAATCACTTTATTGCTATAGTTGCCAACTCCTAAAGACAAAAAAGAGGGTAATTTTTTTAATTTCAATAAAACTTGGTTTAATACTATATTTTACAGAAAGGAGGAATGAGAACTGTAATTGTTCATAAGAAGTCATAAGAAAAGAATTAAGATTTATTTTTTATAATAAAAATATTTTAAGATTGTAGAAAAATAAAGGAGATAGGTATCATGAAAATAAAAAAATTTTTTATACCTCTAATTTTACTTTCAATTTTTGCTATTATGAGCCTAACTGTTTTTTCTGCCAACAGCTCAAATCTTCCTAAAGATTTTAACACCAATGGTGACTTAATCAATGGCTGGTACTGGCTCCGAGATGATTCTCTTCAAAGCTATGCTCAGTGGACTTTTGAAAATATACCCTCTGGTGATAATGATTTAATCCTTGATATTACTGCCCTGGCCACTGACCGTCAGAATGGCGGGAGAGGTTTACCTGCGGAATTCTTACTTATTTATGAAGTACCGGGCGGAAATGTCTTTATAACCCAAAAAGTTACTTTATCGAATATATCATTACCGAGTGATTCGGTTGGCTATACCTGTCAGGGTCAGTTTACTATTCCCAGATTGGTCCTTCAGAGGGCATCTGTTCTCTTTGTGCGAATTGAACGAATTTCCTTTGATACTAATCACGTTGCCTTTAAAAAAGGAAGCATTGAGATAACAGAAATTACTGGAGAAGAAACATTCCCTCTTTACCAAGAGACTCAATTTTACCAGGGTAGCCAATTACCTGATACAAATAATCAGAATGATGCATTTTTGATTCAACCTGGTATTTATCAGGGAAGCCTTGGAGGGCAAATAGCAGGAGGTCAAATCGATAAAGAAGACTGGTATAGTTTAAACTTACAGGAAGGGCAAATTATTAATCTCCAACTTACTCAACCTTCCGGTGGTTCTTTTACTATCTTTCTAAGAAAACCGGGATCAACTTCCAACCTTGGTTACACTGTAACTCAAAATAACATTAGAAATTTCCAACACGTAGCTGATATTAGCGGGGCATGGTTTATTAGGATAAACCGCTCTTCCGGTGAGGGAAATTATCAGCTTTCAGTGGATATTCAGAATCAGAATGATGCCGGAAGTAATCACGATGCTGGAGATTCCTTTAATGATTCGATTCCACTTTATCCGGGAGTCTTTACAGGTTTCTTAAATAGAGCGGATAAGGTAGATTGGTATAATATAAACCTCTTGGAAGGGCAGACTATAAGTCTTCAACTTTTTATGCCACCCGAAGCAAATTTTAAACTTTATCTATACCGTCCTGGATCTACTTCTTCCAGAGCATTTTCACCAACCCCTCAGGGGAATATAACAATTCTACAGTACACAGCTGATGTCAGTGGAATTTGGGGAATTAGGGTTACTCGTTCATCTGGAGAAGGGGATTATCAACTTTCCATAAATATCTCTGGTTACCCGTCAGATCAGATAGACCAATCTCAATCTAGTTCTTTGGAAGGGTTCACTACCAATAAGTTTAGGTCTAATGGTACCCTAATCCAGGGTTGGTACTGGCTGCGAAATTCTACTCTACAGCATTATGCGGAATGGACCTTCGAAAATATTCCATCAGGAAATACCAACCTAACCCTGGATATTAATGCACTTGCTACCAATCAGGCTGATGGAGGAAGGGGTTTTCCAGCAAGGTTTAAGCTTATTTATGGGTTCCCAGGTAGCGGCTCAATGGGAGGAGTCTTTCAAACTATAGATGTTACTCTTCCCAATACTTCACCCTCAAGCGATCCTGTTGGTTACACTTGTAATGGTTTGGTAACCATTCCGAGATCTTTCATAGCCGGAGCTACTACTTTTTTCTTTAGAGTAGAACGTATATCTCCTAACGATAACCACGTAGCTTTTAATCAAGAAAGCATTACTTTGTTCACCGAAGAACCATCATCCGGTTATCGCGAAATCCCGAGATCAGGAACTAAATAAATATAGATGTAAATAGAATTTTACTTTAAAAATAGAGAAAGGTAAATAATCGTCTGTAGATAAAATAATTTGTATTATATATATCTTTAAAGAAGATGGAAAGGGAGCATAAAAATATGAAGCTAATCCGATTTTTTTTAATTATTTTAGTTTCTATTTTAGTGTTAAATCTGGGATTGTTAGTGGCAGCAAGTGAAGATGAAATAATTACTGAGGAAGCAGAGCACGTACATGTCAATTATATAGATAATGCTATTATACCGCCATTTTTGGGGGAAGATACAGTTAATCGTGTATTGATTTATGGAGATTATTTACCTCTCTATTTGTCTGAGCCTGCTCAGTTTGCGCCTTATCCAACTTCTATACCTCCCTATAAAAATTTATGGAATTCAGCACAAGAAGTAATTAATTCTGCTAATAATTCTAATGATCCCTTGCATGCGCAAGCTTTAAATTTACGTTCTTTTGCAGATGCAATGATAGCTATGGAACAAAAAGAAAGTTCTGTAAAATATAATCTATCTCAGCAGGATATCAATTTTGCTCTTAATCAACAGGGTATTTATTTTTATGAATTTAACGATATTCCTCCCTCTTCTGTCTGGCAATATAATCAAATAGAAAGCCTGCAGAATCCCTATCGGCCCGATTATTTAATGCAGCTGGACAATACCTTCATTGCTCCCATGAATCAATGGAATAGTATTACCTATAATCCTTCGGAAGAATATATCGAAGAACTGGATGAGTTGCTGCATCCGGTACCGGATATGAGTTTCTTGAATGATGTGTTTACGACCAGTGGTCCTTTGGGTGATATGGCAGGTGCACTGGCTGATGTGGCTAATCCTTATACTTTTTTACCTGCTATCTTTATGTTAGGTATGGATATATACCTACAATCACAAAATGAAATTGGATTTCTTTACCCTACTACAACCGGTTATAAGATATCTCCCTGTCCGGAATCGGGAATGGTTATGCTAAATCATAACGATGAACAGATGGTTTATAATATTACCGGTGGTGAGAGTGGTTCTATTACCAATATACCCTCAGGAGATTTTGGAACTTTTTTTGTTGATGCAGTGAATAGTTTTAGCGGAGGAATAAGACCCACCATATCTTTGATTAATGATGATTTGTTAAATGGAGGTAGGGTTCAATATGACAATGTACCCTCACAATACCAATCCCAGGATTACTCTTTAAATCTGGAGAGCCATGTCGGGATATCCCAGAGTAACCTTGAGCTTTGTGATACCGTCATCTGTAAAATTCAAGGTTCTGGTACTATGATCATGTTGCCTTTTAAAATCGGATGCTGGTTTCAATGTGACCAGGGACAGACGGGAAATATTAAAAGTAAGACTACCATTGGTGTTCGTTTTAAGGATGATGAAAAATACTATACCTACGACCTGGCAGATTGTATGTTAGAAAACATAAATAGTGTTAATGCCATTGCGGCAGATCAGGACGGAATATTGATGTGGAGCGGAGTGGTATCTATCAATGCGGAAGAATATGGAAAAACTGAGATTGAAGAAGTGTATCTAGCTCTTAGTTCAAGTGCCAAAAAGACCTCAGGATTAAATAAAGTCAATTGCTATACTTCTCTTTCTTTTTCCCCTTATTTTTTAAATCCGATAATAACTTTACCCCGTGATATAGAAGCATTTCCCGAAGAAGAAGTAACCTTTGAGACTGAACTTTTAGAAAGCCCTGCCAATGCTACGGTAAATGTTTCCTGGGAAATACCCTACGGTTCTGATCCCTTAGAAGGATCCGAAGTATCATATACCTTTCACAAAACAGGAATATATGATTGTAAATTGATTGTTGATCCTCAATATCAGCCTAGACCACCTGCCGTTGAGGTTACAAATCCCAGAGAAAAGTTCTGGAATACTGATGCCGGAAAAATAATATTTCCTTTTCAGGTAAAGATTCTTCCTCCCATTGATTTGAAGGTGGGTTGGAGATTACCAGATTATGTACCTCTTAATACCCGCAATTACCAGGAAGAGGAACTTTATCCAGGAAGAAAAACTACCTTTAATCTTTATGTTACCAATGAAGGGGTAAAAGACTTTCACAGCAGTGAAAATCAGGATGTACCTTTGAAATTATCCTTATTTATTGATAATAATTATAACCATTATTTTGAAGCCGATGAAAAAATCTGGGAAGAAGAAATCGATGATTTTGTAGCCAATTCCAGTCAATTTTTTAATGTAGAACTGTTACTCAGCCTTGATAAAAAGATAGATGACACCAATGATGAAACAGTTGTCTATTGGTCTAATCTTCATGATTGTCAATTACAGGTATCTGCTCTAACAGAAGAGGAGAACCAGGAAAATAATGTGATTCAAGATATCATAGAATTTATTTCATCTCCCGAATTAGATTTTACTCCCCCTGATTTTGCCGTTGAGAATGCCTATTTTTCCTTCGACCAGTATAATAATATTGTAGTAAATTTTGATTTAGCGGAAAAGAGTGGAGCTAAAAATATCATCAATAAATGGAATGAATACCATGAGGATGATCCTTTTATACCGAAATGGGGACCCATCCCCTATGAATTGTGGCTGCGGAATGGCCGTGATGTTAACGTTCTTCTTAACTCAGGAGAGATTTCTGACCTGTCTTACCATGAAACCAAAAACATTAAGTTAGGTAGAGTCAATCTTGATTACATTCCGGCAGGAAGTTATAGCCTATATCTGGGAGTTAATCCGAATATGCTTCTACCTGAATCTGAATGGCAAAACAATCATGGATTCATGGATTGGTTTACCTTGACAGATAACTCATCTTTACCCTGGTACACAAAAGGAGGAGACCGGGGCCATACTGGATGGAAAAAGTTCAATCTTATCCCGCCGCTGATTACTGACTGGGTTATTGAGCTGAACGGAATTCCGGTAGATATAGTATGTAATTCTGATAACTTTTATGTACTTACCACCTCCGGTACTATTGAAAAATACAATGCTTCGGGAGAATTACAATATACTGTAACTGGTCTGAATGGAATACCTTTACAGTCTTCTGCGATGTTGTTGTTGATATATCCCGATACTGAAAATGAAAGATTATTGACTTTTTCGGATGATTATCGATTAGTAATGATTGATACCCAATCGGGAAATAAAATCTGGACCAGCGGTAACATTTTTACCGAGACAACCTATGGTTCCCAGCAGAGTATCCGGGAATACAGCAGAAGTTTTGATTATGACGGTTATTACCTGTTGGCTGGTTGGCCGGTTGCCTTATATCGTTTTGACTCTACCATGAGTGAACCAATTCTATTGTGGGAAACAAATAAAAAAAGGTATGGGGAAGTTTTTCTCTTAGGTGACCATATCCTGGCCGGTCAATATCTTTACAGTCTGGGTGGAGAAGAATTAGAACATTTTAAATGGGTGGACGGTGAGGTAATACGTTATCAGCAATCTTTGTTTACTAACAGTTATCGGTATAATTACCTTTCCGGTCAGTTAAGCGAATTAAAGCAGATTAAGGATCCGGGTAGTATTTTTTCCGACAAAATCATTGTCGGCAGAACAATGCAGTGCCTGGATTACCAGGGAAATCAGCTGTGGACACTTCCCGATAAAATAGAACAGGAATACTATGCGGATTCTACTTCTCAAGTTATCAATGTTAGAATTCAGCCGGATACGACGATTAACTTGTGGAATGATGACTCAGGTTATTCTTACTGTATTAATCAGAATTACCAATTATTAGCGGTAGATATGGCAAACGGTCAGCCTGTCTGGTACCGGGAATTTATCGAAACACCGGAAACGGTGAAGAATTTAAAGGAAGAACTCCCCGAAAATTTGCAATCTCAACTAAGACTTGGAAGTGCAATTCATCAGACACCACTCAATATGGCAGAGGGATTTGCAATGGATATCACCAGGGTAATTCCTTACCGGAATTCTTTGTTAGTTGGAACTGTAGGTAAAAAGATTTATCGTCTCAGATCAGCCAATCTTGACCATTTGGAAGTTCAGGGTTATATTCCCTCAGTATCTTACGGACCTTCCAGGCTAAAAGTCAGGGTCCAGGCTTTTAATGAACAAGGAGCAGAGATACCCTTAGAAGATAAAATTACGGTAACCGGAGATTATATTAACCAAAATTATCCAAGATATTATTATGTTCAAGAAGAAATTTCTCTTTCCATAGGACTTCCTGATACAAAAATATATTCAGTCGATTATCCAAACCCTCCTTCTATTGTAAGCAACTATTTCAATTTTGTGGATATACAGACTTTATCTCCTCGAGTTTCTATTCCTTTAGTAATTGAAAATATCCAGTCACGCCCCATAATAAGAAAATATAAAACGCAGGCAGGAAAAGAAACTGATCTATCTATGAACGATGAAGCGCAATTAAAATATATGCCCAAAAATAGTAACAACGATGTTCGGCTTTATTATAGTGATTACGGTGAAGAAGACCTTTCCCAAGTAGTATATGAACATTCTTATCATATAATAGTAGGAATCAGAGATGCTCTGGGTATAGCCAAAGATTATGACTTTATAGATTTGCAGATCAATTTACCGGAAGGGGTTGATACTGAAGACTTAACTGTAAAAATAAATAAGGAGCCATACAATGATTGGTCTTTAACCAATCGAACTTTAATAATTAACTGTGTGAATGCTTTTTTAGAACAAAACACTAACCATTTAAGTATAATTGTATTAAAATCATCGGATTGAATTTTTTAAAAATAAAAATGTAATAATTTTTATAATGTATTAATCAACTGGATTTTTAGATACTTAGATGGTCTATTGATTAAATAACAGTTGAAGTTAGATGAAGAGTGAAGGTTAAGAGGAAAAATAGAAGGGGGCTATTAATAATGAAACACGAGAAGTTTAATAAATATTTTAAAATTTTTATTTTTTGGGTTACTTTAATAATTATATTAATTTGTGGAGTAACAATATTTGCTACAGAAATATACTCTACAGTAGATAAAAATCTAATACCAAAGAATACTATAGTTTTAGATGAATCATCATCTCAAGAATTAGTTTATATTTCTCAGGATCAAAGCATTCTTTTATTTAGAAATTCTACTTCACAATTAGAACAATTACATGTAGGTGATGTTTTATGGTTAAATGCAGCTGCGAACGATAACTATGGTTTTTTGCGACAAATAATATATCTTAATAAAGAGGAATTCAAAAATAAAGGTATAATTATTAAGACCATACCCTGGATAGAGAATCATCCTCCAATAATCTCTGGTCTTATTGCTCGACCTTCTTCCCTCGAAATTGGACAGCCGAGTGATATAACCTGCTATGCTGCTGATGAGGATAAAGATGAACTTTATTACAGTTGGATTAGTACCGGAGGAGCTCTTTTAGGAAACGGTGCCCACGCTTCCTGGATAGCTCCTAATCGAACAGGTGATTATTTTGTTACTTGTGAAGTGATTGATAACAGAGGTGGTAAGGATAGTAGAACAGTTCAGTTTTGGGTATTAGATAAATTTCCTTTATTAATTGAACAAGAAAAAAAATTGATTAAAAAATACGGATGGGGTAATAATCGTATCATCCGTTGGCCTGATGGTTACGTGGAAGTCTATGATGCTACTCATTTTAGTAGAATGCAGGAAGTCTTAGATCAATGGAATGAGGTTATGGGAGACAAGGTTGTTTTTCTTTTAAGTAACAATCCTCAAAGTCCAGTGAAAGTGAATTATAATCCGGATTTACGGGAACAAAATCTTTGTTTTCATCTAGATACTCATTGGAGGGATTATCAATTATATGCCGCAGAGGTAAAGATAAATCCGGATGCTTCTTTCTGTGGTTATCCTAAAAACAGTTATGCTTTGTATCTCCATGCCTTCAGCGGAGTAGCTGGATTTGATGTTTGGAAAGGAGAAACTGTTGACCAAAAAGATTGGCAAAACTTTAATCTTGTTCCGGAGATTATGCAGTCTATGATAAAAGCTCTTTATAAAACACCGCCGGGCTATAACCTGGAGAAAGATTTGTAATCTGTTTTATAAAGTAAATGAATTTTAATTATTAAAAAACAAAAAGTGCTTCTCTCACTAAAACTGAATCTAAGAAAACTTTATTATTGATTATTAGTAACCAATAAAATGAGTGATGGAGGAATAGAAAATATGAAGAAATATCTTTTTCTTTTTTTTGCTGTACTGATAATTTTTTATTTTTATTTAGGAGTTAATGCACAAGAGCAGAGTCCAGAGATACCGGCAGGATTTATTTTTTATCATTATCAATATACATATTTCGATATTTCCTTAATTTATCCAGAACAATGGATTAATTATTCTTCTCAGGAACGAGGAATATTTATTTACACTCCTGACTCTAAAGGAACCCTGACCTTACGGGCAACACCTTTATTTGGAGAAGAATATACGCTTGCCAAACTATATTCTGTGAATATGGACACCTTGAAAGAAGCAGGTGCAATCTTTTTGGAATCTGTTCCGGGTAAACTTTCCGGATATCCTGCTCAGCGGACTTTGTATACGATGAAATTCGGGAAGGATACACTTAAATTTATCCGCTATGATTCAATTATCGAAGATCTATTTTATTCCTTTAGTTTTAGTACTAATGAGATAAATTTTGAAAAATATCTGAATGATATAATAATAATAGTCTGTTCTATTAAGATTAATCTATAAGAGAAAGAATAGTTAAATAGAATAAAGAGTGCTATTGTTCCTTTTAATTTCTAATTTATTGATTTGTAAATGATACAGAGAACCGTCCCCTGTATCAGTAAAATTTTTAAAAATATTTTTAAAAAACTACTAAAAATCGCTTTACTTGTATGATATAATATGAAATCGAAAATTTAGTTAGGTAAGGAGGTGAAAAAATGGCCAAAAAATTTTGTATCGTATGTGGAGAAGATATAAGTAAAGACAAATATAGTACTGAACATGAGGGGAAGCATTATTTTTTTTGTTCTGAAGACTGCCGTGACGAATTTGAAAATAATCCGGAAGAATATTTAGAAGAAGAAACAGAAGATTGGAATTAATAATATATAATTCAATAGCTAAAAGCAATTAAAATTTCCTTAAGTAAAAATAAAAAATTCAAAAAGTCCTTTGTAATCCTGCAAAGGGCTTTTTGAATTTTTTATTTTACCCAATTTTTTGTATGAGTTTTTTTAATGGCAATAAATATGTTTTTAAATGAGCTTTATTAATCACCCTGAAAGGACTTGATCCACCCAGGTTGGGATGGGGGATTGGAATTCAATATTTTTCTCCAACCTTCATCAGTTAATCTATCTTCCATGGGTTGTTTGAATTCATAATAACTAAAGGTTGGTCCCACCCCTATAAGTATATGGCCTTCCGGAAGTTTGTAAGCTATTATTGCAGTTTTAATATAACCTACTCCCTCCTCTAAAATTTTTTCAGTATTACCATCTGTATGGACATCGGCCACTAAAACTGTTTTAAAGACCTCTGGTTCAACTTCTCCTCCTGAAACAGTCCTGATTAGATCTTCAGAAATACTGCCGAAGTTTTCTATAAAACTATACTCATTATCATTTAATGTATTATTTTCCAATTCTTTTGTCGAGATTTCCAGCAATTTAGTTAATATTTCTGCAAATTTATTAAGTCCTGCTTCTATCATAAGATTTTCCAATTCTTCCTGAGGGATTAAATTTTTGAATCCCTGGTTAGTCATTTCGCTTAAAGCTAACAGCCGGCCATAAAACTCAGGGACTGGCTCAACATAACCGACTACCGGAGGAGGTTCAAATATTCCTCCCATCTCAGCAATAGTATAACTCTGCTTGACATACAAAAGGGTATCATGTCTTAATTCGGTCCAGGAGGCTAAAGCTGTATTTAATTCTTTATCTTGCCAGGCTTCGGTTTGCATAAAAGTAGGATAACCTTTACCGAATTCACCATTTAATGATTTCAACACATAAAGCCAATTGAGATAAAGATTTTTAGACCAATCTTCTTTGGTAAGAGAATCAATGTAAATTTTTAGTTCGGCAAATTTCTTATCGTAATCTGTATAATGGGTATCTCCCGAACTTTCTAATATCTTTTTTGCCCTTTCAGAGCCTAATAAGGCAATTAAATCTAATCCTCGCGGGAAACCTCTAACCTCTCTTGCTGCAGGTGGAGGACAGGCTTTTACATCCGTCTTTACCCAGGTGAAAGGACGATCTCCTCTATATTCAGCATAAGCATCGTCCCAGCTAAAAGTAAAGGGTTTTTCTTCAGTTGGCAAGGAAGGTTTTGGTCCCATATATTCTCCACTATAAGGAGAAATAATTTCAGAGAAAATCCAGGAATCCAAAGTAAATCTCTGACCCATTAATCTGAATCCTTTGGTTTTTTTCAAAAGTTCTTTGGCCTGTACTTTTAAAGCCTGGATTTTTTCCTCGGAAAGAGGGGGGCAGGGCATTAATAATTCACAAGCACCTAATCCACTATAAATTTTTGGATTGTAAGGATAATCTAAGAGTGCTTCTTTGAGTTCTAAATATTTTTCTCCTATTTTTTGGGGATCTATTTCACCTTTATATAATTCTTTTAACACCTCACTATATTCGTTTGGACCTAAATCATCGGAGAATCCCACCAGAAAAGAAGTAATAACATATATTCTATTCCACCTTTCCTGAAGGCCTTGACTCTGAGAAAATTGGTTAGCCAATAAGAAGGCTTGCAGGGTTTGAATTCGGGCATCATATTCAGAAATAATTCCACCCATATTACCGGTACACAGTGATTCTCCGGGAGATAAAAGAGTAGATCCTTCGATTAGGGCAGTCATCCTCCCATACCACATTAAAGCTTTAAAGTAATTATTCAGTTTTTCCGATTTAGTGTAATGACCTCGGGGGATATATTGGGAATAATCTTCTTGATAGATAAATATTGGAGAATATTCCCAGCCTTTATGCTCTTCAATTAATTTTATTTCTTTTTGGGTGAATTCTTTTACCAAATCAGGTATTTTAAAATTATATTGCTTGAATTCTGTCTCACTGAAATATTTAAAACTGGCTTTATCCCCATAATACTGCTTTACACCCTCTATGAACATTTTGCAAACTTCCGGATCCATTTCCGGATGGCAATATTCCTCCTTTAAGGTCTCCTCATTCATTACCTGATTTATTTTTGGTTTTAAAAGCTCTAAAGCTACTGAAAGATAAGCTATATTCCTTTTAGCTGCCTCTTTTAAGTCCCCACTACTTTTTTTATATTCTTCCAGAGATTTTTCTAATAAATTTTTACTT
This sequence is a window from Candidatus Atribacteria bacterium. Protein-coding genes within it:
- a CDS encoding protein-L-isoaspartate(D-aspartate) O-methyltransferase, whose protein sequence is YREKRQSMVLNQLRSRDIVDPEVLQAMLTVPRHQFVDEHIRDSAYNDYPLSIGEGQTISQPYIVALMTQILELKGGEKVLEVGTGSGYQAAVLAEIVKEVYTVEIYDSLSKTSESLLSNLGYKNIHFKIGDGYYGWGEHAPFDAIIVTCAPDHIPPPLLQQIKEDGGRIVIPVGGIWMTQALMKIEKVGGQIKSKGITGVRFVPMVGHNR
- a CDS encoding DUF3160 domain-containing protein, producing MLNLFYKLNFQNIERQNSVNLLKIAIFFLVSISFFAYVGNASCGVIPTKQFIEPNNMLPGELEIIPSIPAYPLPLNMTKINNFQNFSEKIQLSPEALTLLQKNGFVVIPTPLDIGEQKIFLMSSRQNAYPKDDFVAYYKAIGEIDLPIFITTDSLLHYYHIFFDTTLMKLERDLFYQDIWLISKNLLEKSLEEYKKSSGDLKEAAKRNIAYLSVALELLKPKINQVMNEETLKEEYCHPEMDPEVCKMFIEGVKQYYGDKASFKYFSETEFKQYNFKIPDLVKEFTQKEIKLIEEHKGWEYSPIFIYQEDYSQYIPRGHYTKSEKLNNYFKALMWYGRMTALIEGSTLLSPGESLCTGNMGGIISEYDARIQTLQAFLLANQFSQSQGLQERWNRIYVITSFLVGFSDDLGPNEYSEVLKELYKGEIDPQKIGEKYLELKEALLDYPYNPKIYSGLGACELLMPCPPLSEEKIQALKVQAKELLKKTKGFRLMGQRFTLDSWIFSEIISPYSGEYMGPKPSLPTEEKPFTFSWDDAYAEYRGDRPFTWVKTDVKACPPPAAREVRGFPRGLDLIALLGSERAKKILESSGDTHYTDYDKKFAELKIYIDSLTKEDWSKNLYLNWLYVLKSLNGEFGKGYPTFMQTEAWQDKELNTALASWTELRHDTLLYVKQSYTIAEMGGIFEPPPVVGYVEPVPEFYGRLLALSEMTNQGFKNLIPQEELENLMIEAGLNKFAEILTKLLEISTKELENNTLNDNEYSFIENFGSISEDLIRTVSGGEVEPEVFKTVLVADVHTDGNTEKILEEGVGYIKTAIIAYKLPEGHILIGVGPTFSYYEFKQPMEDRLTDEGWRKILNSNPPSQPGWIKSFQGD
- a CDS encoding YHS domain-containing protein, translating into MAKKFCIVCGEDISKDKYSTEHEGKHYFFCSEDCRDEFENNPEEYLEEETEDWN